The proteins below are encoded in one region of Phaseolus vulgaris cultivar G19833 chromosome 1, P. vulgaris v2.0, whole genome shotgun sequence:
- the LOC137815579 gene encoding uncharacterized protein, translated as MTRIESDDMILQQVMEMMQGLQEAMAASKVEQERIQVDLAASQVRNEELCRANEELHRGLRNHPGSRETEDRECFTPPREFPMPFSQSIMEAVIPHTFVGPKVTFTGMEDPEAHRTAFHMQMMLVDGSDTVRYKLFMSTLTGMAMDWFISLPDGLVTSFTQLSQLFREQYIANRAPSLVSYDLFDVKQYQGETLKEYINRFGAQVVKVGTTEELMIVYAFRKGICLGPLCELIIRNRPRTFAEIRHRAAEHIVTEGELCEKRVSVAPAQERSRVHSPPG; from the coding sequence ATGACGCGCATAGAGAGTGATGACATGATCttgcagcaggtcatggaaaTGATGCAAGGCCTTCAAGAGGCGATGGCAGCATCAAAGGTGGAGCAAGAGCGCATACAGGTGGATCTTGCGGCATCGCAagtgaggaatgaagagctGTGTCGCGCGAACGAGGAGTTGCATCGCGGGTTGCGCAACCACCCTGGGAGTCGTGAAACAGAGGACCGCGAGTGTTTCACGCCACCTAGGGAGTTCCCTATGCCATTCTCGCAGTCTATCATGGAGGCGGTGATCCCGCACACCTTCGTGGGACCAAAGGTGACGTTCACGGGAATGGAAGATCCTGAGGCACACCGCACTGCGTTTCACatgcagatgatgctggttgaCGGTTCTGACACCGTGAGGtacaagctcttcatgagcacattGACAGGGATGgcaatggactggttcattagccttccAGATGGCCTTGTGACCTCCTTCACGCAGCTTTCACAGCTGTTCAGGGAGCAGTACATCGCGAACCGGGCTCCCTCGCTGGTTTCGTATGACCTCtttgatgtgaagcaatacCAGGGGGAAACGTTGAAAGAGTACATCAATCGTTTCGGGGCGCAGGTagtgaaggttggcaccacaGAAGAGCTAATGATCGTGTATGCGTTCAGGAAAGGGATCTGCCTTGGGCCATTATGCGAGTTGATCATCAGAAATCGCCCCCGAACATTCGCAGAGATAAGGCATCGCGCGGCGGAGCACATCGTGACGGAGGGAGAGTTGTGTGAGAAGCGTGTGAGTGTTGCACCTGCCCAAGAGCGCAGTCGCGTGCACAGCCCACCAGGGTGA